A stretch of DNA from Pongo abelii isolate AG06213 chromosome 10, NHGRI_mPonAbe1-v2.0_pri, whole genome shotgun sequence:
ttcttttaaaactatGTGCATGTATTACTTTGGCAaagaaaaggatttaaaaaaccCAGAAGATATATTTGGTAATTTTGGCATGAAAGTTGCCTGtcgtcatttttaaaatgtgatggcAAGCCTGGTAGGGTACTCAGTTGCAGAGAGTAGAAGAATTGCTGCTCCATCCTCcaccctctttctccttccacttGAAATGCTTTCTTagaaagtattcatttggagcaagAGGAAAGGAGTAACTAGAATCTTATGAAATTAGAGGTTGTTTGAGGCACAAAGTCTGATGTGGAAGATTTGGAGGCTGGGGAGTAATAGGGAAATTAAGGAGCTTAAGAAGAGGAGTGGAAAATAGGTGCCCAACCGGTAGGCAGTTAGAATAAACAGAACTCCCCAAACCACAGCTTTCATAACATTTCATGAGTCAGTTTTCACGCAATAGATGATTATTTAGTTGTAATAGTGGAAACTGTATGTAATAGTGGAAATTTCTATGTCCTGTAACCAGGGGTGTTCCCAGGGACAGGCATCATTGCATAACACTATGCTCCAGACTCAGTCTCATGGCTTCTTGTCTTCACAGGCATTTTCTTTTtgcactttcttttcatttaaaaccaTCAACACCACACGACAACAAAGCAGTAGAATATATGATCATCTTTCACTCACATAGGAGAAGAAATGGTtttaaatggaatctggaagacTTACAATGCTAAGGAAAAATTTAATGATGGAAACATCGACAAATATTTAACATCAACCATTTAAAAACAGAGTAGATTCTCTTATTTCACATAGCTTAGTTTGGGATAGAAATAGAACTAATTTTTACAATGATTCTTACATTTAGCATTAATCAGAAACAAGGGTTTGTTAAGTGCCCTTGCTGGGTCCCAACCCCCAGAGATTCCAATTCAGCAAATCTGGGATGCGgcttgagaatttgcatttctaacaagtttctaggtgatgctgatgccaATAGTCTGTGTaccctttgagaaccactggattgATTTTTTGACAGTTTTTGAAGTCCGCTGCTCACCATATCACTTCATCCTCTTAGAAACTGTCACTATGTGATTGCCTAAGAGCCCCTGCTTGTTGGCTGCTCCATGTTTTCACACAGTTGTACTATTTCTTTCTGAAAAGACATTGTTTGAGTTACAGTGGGTAGAATGTGTGAGCTCCTCACTGAAGGCTGCCTCCAGAATGCCCTGAATGGACTGCCTTGCTTTCTTCCTAAAATCTTTCCCCAAGAGGGCATAAAGGAAGGGATTAAAGCAACTATTGGCAGATGCTAGAGCAATGGATACATGATCCCAGGACATCAGAGTTTTCCCCAAGGGACTTTCTGGGTCAATAAGCAATGACAGGACTCCAAAAATGTGGTATGGAGTCCAGCAGACAAGAAAGACAGCCACCACCACCACGGCCACTCGAAAGGTTTTGCTCTGAGACTTGGCGAAGCGGCCCCTTTGCATTCGGAAGACAATGAAGCTGTAACAGGCTATCATGATAACAGACGGCAGCAGGAAACCCACCACTAGCCTAGTGATCGTTATTGCCACAAGGGGTGTTGGCACTTGATTGTCATCTTCGAATTGGCCTAAATTATAATAATCCTGGAAATCCTGTGGTAGCTCAGACTCGTAGAAGGAATTGCTAGAAGCGCTAGGGAACAGCTTTAAATGAGTAGAGAGAAAAGCATCAGAGTTATCCAGTGGGCTAGTTTCTTGATCTTTAATAGGAAACCCACTGGGGATTTTAGGTGAGACCACATCAGCAGGTTTAAATACATTAGAATACAGATTTTGACTTGTTAACCTAGCAGAATCCCTATGGAGTGAATCTGCAGAAGGTCTTTGAAATGTTTGAGGTTGGAACACAGTGGGGACTGTCCAAGGATGATCATTTGTTTGGAAAGAGGAAGGATCTAACCTATCATTCATTTCTCCAGGCAGCTGAACAATGTTTTCAAGAGACCTGTTTTCTAGTGGATCTCCATAAAAGTCTGGATAATCTAATGAGCTGGAGAGACCAAATTTGTAGCCACATCTATTATGGTTGTCTGCAGTGAAGATTTCTCGGTACACAAACACGGGAATGCACATCACAAAAGCCACCACCCAGATACATCCACAGATAGAGCAGGCCGTCCCTACATTGCGATGATTCTGACACCAGATTGGCTTGAATACCACAAGACAGCGATCCAGGCTAATGGCAGTAAGCAGGAAGACACTGGCAAACATGTTGAGGACAATGATGGAGGGGATAAGCTTGCATAGGAACCTGCCGTAGGGCCACTGTCCCTGGAGAGCCAAGTGAGCCAGTGAGAAGGGCAAGGAGAGGCAGCAGAGAAGGTCCGCCAAGGTGAGGTGGAGGAACCAAACTGTGTTCACTGTCCGCTGCATCTTCAGGCCAGCCACCCACAGCACCAGCCCATTGCCTGGCAATCCCAGTAAAAAAGTAAGGCTGAGAATGACCATGGAGAGAATTACTGGGGGCTCATTCCATGGCTGTGAGAGTAGGTCAGTCGAATTGGTCTCAGCAGAGAAAGACGCCATTGCTAAACTTCtgcaaaaggatgaaaaaaatgttaaaatgaacaGTATCTTTTTGAAAATGCATACATATTCTTAGGATTCTAATCTTCCCACATAAAGATGTGGGATCGTGAAACCAGAAGGTCCTCACGCTGTTTTAGTTTGCCTTCCTTCACCTCACACTGgaccacacaaaagcattctctgatagacaattgtatttatttattaatttactaattatttttcagacagagtcttcctctgtcgcccaggctggagtgcagtggattgatttcagctcactgtaagctccgcctcctgggttcaagtgattctcctgcctcagcctccagagtagctgggattacaggtgtgcaccaccacgcctggctaatttttgtatttttagtagagacagggttttgccatgttggccaggctggtcttaaactcctgacttcaggtgatctgcctgccttggcctcccaaagtgctgggattataggcatgaaccaccatgcctatcCTATGATAGACAATTTAAAATCTACTATATTGATTTATGTGTGTATCAAAATCACAGCCTCATCTGGAAGTCCATATTAGTGTAAATTTCTCCTCTTTCTTGTACTTTCAATCTTGGTTTTTCCACTGGCTCCTTTTCTCACCCAGtgggtttaaaaataaacaaataagctaAATAAGTAAACCCACAAAAATATCTAGACTGGAGGTCTCCAACCTGAGGTCATGAAAGGGTTTCAGGAAGTTCCATCACCACCTAAAATGATATGCAAAACTTCAACTTTACATATTCTCATTTGTCTGAGGGCAGAAGCTTCATCCATTCTCCCCACCAGATTTTCAGAGGACTCGCCGCCACAGAAAGAGGTACTCTAGATTCAGCGATGTCTTTTAGATACAACTCCATCTCcttttgctttcaaattttccAAGAGTTGTTGGCCCTCTGCATTGACTTCCTCACTACctatcatttctttcttatttacttGTGTTTTATGACCATAACTTGGGAAAACAGCTTTATtattacaaaagcaaaaaatatgcatgaagaaaattggaaaatatagacaaacaaaaaagaaaataaaaatatactcacTAGTCAGTGATTATTATTTTAGCATCTGAATTTATATCCTCTTGACCTTtttttacgtgtgtgtgtgtgcatttatatatacatatgcgtATCTTTAGTCAGCAGGGGCTATGATGGCTAGAAGCCTTGTAATACGTGGGATAGTgctttattaattaataataataataattattatttttgagacagaatctccctccgtcattcaggctggagtgcagtgatacaatctcggctcactgcagcctccgcctcccaggttcaagcaattattgtgcctcagcctcctgagtagctgggactgcagttgCCCGCCAacataccagctaatttttgtatttttagcagagacaggttttgccatgttggccaggctactgttgaactgctaggctcaagtgatcctccctcctctccctcccaaagtgctgagattacaggtacgagccaccgcgcctggccctaacaaaaaaattttaattgccaAATACATGTATCAtaacatttaccatcttaaccatttttaagtacacAGTTCAGTAGTATTTACCagttcacattgttgtacaaccaattttcagaactttttcatcttacaaaactgaaaatgTACTCATGAAAGAATTccccattttctcattttctcagcccctggcaaccaccattctactttcaatttcTATGAACTCGACTGCTTTAGATATCTGAtctaagtggaatcacacagtgtttgtcttttgtgtctggtgtatttcacttagcataatcttCAAGCTTCCTCTGTGTTGTGGAATGggtcagaattttctttctttttaaggctgaataatatccatTGTAGGTATATacctcattttgtttatccagtcattCGACAGaggacatttggattgcttttaccttttgactattgtgaattatgcatctatgaacatgggtgtaaatacatatttttaataacattttttcttttttcagttagtCTCCACATTACACAATATGTACCATAAGGAATACCTGAcctttatctgttttgtttctgtttgtaaagatggggccttactatgttgctcaggctggtctccaactcctgggctctagtgattcttcctcggcctcccgaagtgctgacattacaggcatgaaccaccatgcccccccttttatatgattatttttcaACTGTCCCTAAGACATCTTTTATAGCTGGTTTGTCCACAACATATCTATTTCAGATCGCACTTTCTTCTTAAGTCTCTTAATTTAGCataatttctctttttcaagGATACTGGTTTGTTTTGAGGCCTACGCCTACTGTTCTGAACActaacttcttcttttttttttttttgagatggagtttcgctcttgttgcccaggctggagtgcagtggcgcgatcttggctcactgcaacctcctcctcccgggttcaagcgattctcctgcctcagcctcccagtagctgggattacaggcatgtgccaccatgcccggctaatt
This window harbors:
- the C3AR1 gene encoding C3a anaphylatoxin chemotactic receptor (The RefSeq protein has 2 substitutions compared to this genomic sequence) yields the protein MASFSAETNSTDLLSQPWNEPPVILSMVILSLTFLLGLPGNGLVLWVAGLKMQRTVNTVWFLHLTLADLLCCLSLPFSLAHLALQGQWPYGRFLCELIPSIIVLNMFASVFLLTAISLDRCLVVFKPIWCQNHRNVGTACSICGCIWVVAFVMCIPVFVYREIFTADNHNRCGYKFGLSSSLDYPDFYGDPLENRSLENIVQLPGEMNDRLDPSSFQTNDHPWTVPTVFQPQTFQRPSADSLHRDSARLTSQNLYSNVFKPADVVSPKIPSGFPIKDQETSPLDNSDAFLSTHLKLFPSASSNSFYESELPQDFQDYYNLGQFEDDNQVPTPLVAITITRLVVGFLLPSVIMIACYSFIVFRMQRGRFAKSQSKTFRVAVVVVAVFLVCWTPYHIFGVLSLLIDPESPLGKTLMSWDHVSIALASANSCFNPFLYALLGKDFRKKARQSIQGILEAAFSEELTRSTHCNSNNVFSERNSTTV
- the C3AR1 gene encoding C3a anaphylatoxin chemotactic receptor isoform X1 is translated as MASFSAETNSTDLLSQPWNEPPVILSMVILSLTFLLGLPGNGLVLWVAGLKMQRTVNTVWFLHLTLADLLCCLSLPFSLAHLALQGQWPYGRFLCKLIPSIIVLNMFASVFLLTAISLDRCLVVFKPIWCQNHRNVGTACSICGCIWVVAFVMCIPVFVYREIFTADNHNRCGYKFGLSSSLDYPDFYGDPLENRSLENIVQLPGEMNDRLDPSSFQTNDHPWTVPTVFQPQTFQRPSADSLHRDSARLTSQNLYSNVFKPADVVSPKIPSGFPIKDQETSPLDNSDAFLSTHLKLFPSASSNSFYESELPQDFQDYYNLGQFEDDNQVPTPLVAITITRLVVGFLLPSVIMIACYSFIVFRMQRGRFAKSQSKTFRVAVVVVAVFLVCWTPYHIFGVLSLLIDPESPLGKTLMSWDHVSIALASANSCFNPFLYALLGKDFRKKARQSIQGILEAAFSEELTHSTHCNSNNVFSERNSTTV